One Primulina eburnea isolate SZY01 chromosome 4, ASM2296580v1, whole genome shotgun sequence genomic window, TCCAGAGGCTGGATGGGAAGAAGGAACAAGTAGAGACTGGATTTGTGAGGTATCACGCCCTCGTGGTGATTGGGAAGATCTCAGGAAAGCAAGATACCAAGAGATGCTTGATCCTTTCTCGGAAAATGAAGAGATCCGTTCACTGCTTCATAGGTGTGTGCCATTTGCCTAAATCTCCACTATAGTGTAACCATACAAGTCCATTTATTTTCTTAGATTAGATATATGCCTCATCAAACGTAAAAGCTGCAAAGTTGGAGTTTATTTATCCCATGCTAGTTGTGTTTATGATTAGATTTTCCAATAGGTGTGCTGTCTGATATTATCTATTCTTTTCACAAACAAAATGTGCAGAGGAACCGTCTCTAATTTTCTTTCTAGTGGTCTGAGGGAGCAGATAGACCGGGTCATGTTGTCTCGTACTCAAGGGCAGCTAACGTTGACAAGTAATCAAACTCAAGAAGAACAATTGCCCAGGGAGAAAGCTCGAGACAAGGACTCGGATGTTGCAATATCTGAGGAAGGAGAAGCAGAGGACGAAGTAGAGGATGCGCAAGATGAAGAAAGGGGCGAATTCGGTATTTATTACGACGAGTATGAAGAAACTGAAAGCTCAATCGGACAACAATACAATGATGACTTGGATAGGACCACATCCACACCCCCACCTTCATGGCCCCAACATGGAGGTCACGATGTGAGTGATTATTCATATCCAGTTGCAACTTCCTCGACGTACCAATCTCTTTCATCCACTCCTTACTCACAAGATCATAATCCATCCAGTACAATCCATTCTGCAAATGTAAGTCAGATTTTCTATATTCTTGTAGCATACTGCATACTTAACAGAGATTTACTTTACTTGTATGATAAGATTGAAAAAAATGATCGTGAAAAAACAGGGAATGGACCTCTTGTATGATCTAAAAGGGCACATGGATCAACTACATCGAGAGATATCTGAACTGCGAAGATCGATTAAATGTTGCATGACCATGCAGATGAAATTACAACGTTCCATAAAGCAAGAGGTAGCCATAACCCCCAGTCATCCAGGTGATTGATCTTTTTCACCAATGCTTCATATATGATATCTATATCTGCTGGAAAAaatctagtatttaaaatttgtGGGATTACCTACCATTATGAACTACCGTTAAATTTCTAGTTGTTAATTTACTATAACACATCTAGTCTCCTTTCCTTAATAACACCGATGCAAATTGAAAACAGCACCTTTATGTGACAAAATGCAGATGATAAGAATGGACAACGGAATCGAGGTAGTAGAGGGAGATGTTATATATGCTACAAAAGACAGGTCGATTCTCTTCTATACAGGTACTTCGTAGTAAAAGCGAAATTCTTATTAAATCAGCTCTGTTTATTCCCTTGCATCcatcattcagattctagaatTAACAAAGCTGTTAATCTATTTTCGCGGTGTTTAGATGTGGGCACATGTGCACATGTTTGAAGTGTGCCCAAGAATTGCAGCAGGGTGGCGGAAAATGTCCAATATGCAGAGCGCCAATAATGGATATTGTCCAACCCGATTTACATTTTTGATACGTATGATATGAAATCGAGTTCTTGCTTGGGAGGACCGGCTCACTTAACTCTTATCTCATGAAACACGAGTTCAAGAATTGTTGTTTAAATAGACTTAGGGGGTTTCCAAACTCACTGTTCTTGAGGTGGTGTTGGTTTGAACTTGCTGATACAAAGGTCAGCTTGAACGGTCATCAAATTGATCAATAAAAATGTTTGTACATTGAACTTCCATAACTGGAGTATGTCCATTTAGATGTAAAAAAAGAGCTACTTATTACAGTTTTGtctattttcaatattttcatcGTTCATATTCAAGATTTATTCGAACTATTTACTCAACAGAAAATAAGAGTTTTTTGACACATTTTAtttctatatatttttatttcgaTAGCAAGAAAAGCTTTTTACTGACAAAAGTGAGCCATTTCTTTATGTGTTCATAAATACAAACCGGTGCCTATGTTTCTGAAATCGAGTCAAAAAATACCCAaagttataatttattatatttttaattataaaatatgaagtacctttttgattgttGGAACACGGTCAAAAAAAACTTTCCcactaaaaaaatgtttttgttgtcatttttGGACTGGAACTACGTAATTCTACACCCACCAGCTGACTACAATTGACCATTGTTTTGTCCAATTAGAGCTACCCACCAAACCGAATATTCTGACCTTTAATTTGGCTAGGTTCTCGATTGCGATTTGGATTGGGCAACTCGTTTCGGATTCGGATTCAGCGgccaaaattatgaaaaaagatTATCATATCAGCATGCATATTTCTGTGTTTCTGGCAAttttttagaaattattttatttattccgATATTTTACCAACAATAGATATGCAATTTATTATCCTAATTAACTATGGATTGTggaaaattatataatataaactaAGGCAGAATTCGAAAATAAGAGCAAAAAAAATTCTAGATTGAGAGCGGGAAAatacttgattaattaatacaaATATCATATTCTCCACATAAATTACAGAATTCCTACTATGTCACCCTCGATCGAAaagaaagacaaaaaaaaacaagagaAGGAGGAATACAGGATCAGGCTGCAAAGGAAACAAAGGAATAACAGAGAGAGCAGCCGATGATGAATAGTACCGAAACAAGATATTGAAACAGATTAATTTGTGTTATTTCTATAtacagaaataaaaaaaaaacgcaCTGGACAAGCATATGTATAACAACTTTGATAAATATTAGACGTGCATGTATATCAATCGATAATCAaagttttgttttatttttatttttgatgtaGATGAATATGAATTGCCAGTAATGAGATATGATGAACCCAATTTCTTATTAAAATGGAAGATTTTAAATATGGACCagattttgaaattttcttggTTTTAATTCCCACCATGAATTTATAACCTAGGCCCTATCGATTTACGAAACGAGGCAATTAATCGTAATGAACTTGGTAATAACCATTTAGTTACAACAAAACTGACGATTCCTTCTTCCTCGTCTTTATCCGCTTGCTCCTGGAACTGTATTTGCTTTTCTTCTCAACGATGGTATCGAGCTTCGGCTTCCATTGGTTTCGTCGCATGAGGACAACCAGCTGCTCGTAGTCTTTCCGCAACTGCGGGGTCGTGATGATTAATGTTTTATCCATCCCCGCGTCTAGTACTTCTTGCTGTTGACCGTACTCTTCGGATAGTTTGATTCTGAGACTCCCTCCcggagtcttttctatttgaaAAGCGGCGGCGCCAAATTTGGAGCTGCAGCGCAGGAACGAAGCGAATGTGAAGGTGGACTGGAAAATGTTAGCAGGAAGAAGGAAATAGTTGTGTCCGGGCTGAAGGCGATGGTGTTGGGGGAGAGCCGGGATTTTCTGACCTATGTAGAAGCAGTCGAAGCGGCACACCATGTGTTTGGGGAACTCGTCCATCAGCTCCCCGGCTTTGATGGGCCGGTCGTAGATCCTCACTTCTCCGTCGCACTTTACCAGCTTTATGGCCTTTCTGTGTTCTTGTGGGTGCACGCACCGCCCCCTCATGCCGAAGCAACCTGTACTGGCCGCCATCCGATCCTATTCCTCTCGTTAATCTTGCTCACCACACTCGATCATCTGTACGTATATAAATTCTGTGTTTGTTACAGCTGGTACCTACACTATACACTACTGTTATAATTTTCAAATCGGGATCGAGTCATTTGAGGAGATatatacatgtgtgtgtgtgtgtatatatatatatatatatatatatatatatatatacgagtCAGATTACACGTACGTACACAACATACAAGATCAAGTCCAAGAATACAAACCCAATTATTATGCACGTGAAATcattaatatatcaaaattgtatatatatttatttatttataaaaaaaatattgatagttattacaaaatcaaacaaatcgtATGATAAAAACAACAGATTTCTATTAAATACCATGTTTAgtgtatatataaaaatatcaatctgaaaaagtattttcatgaattattaaacTAGTAGTGACtttcataataaaataaatattagtaTGACTATAGTTTTCAATATACTATATAATTATtagtaaattaaattattaattttataattgaaGTATCTAGTGATATAAAATGatgtaattaaatattttaaaaaaattatatatttcaaatataattcatGACCAAACATCGTCTAACATGTAAAAAACGTTGATCCATCTAACGTTGTTTGACTaatgatatattatatatatatatatcatgtcaAGTTCTTTTGATCCATAAAATCGTTATTAAATCCAACTTGTTCAAAATTCCAATCAGTGAGCCGCTTTTATTTGACTAGTGTTTTCTCATGTTCTATCTAGAAGTAGAAATGTAGAATGACAACTTCGGCAATCGGACAATATAAAATTGCTGCTTACGTCGGGGAATATGAaccaaatatataataataataataataataataataataatatatgtgGTCGTATTTTGAATGCTTTGCCTGATTAATTCGGCATCAAacatattaataatatatttttttcagtAAACGATTCCCTTTGATTTCTTTGCATGATtgcgttaattttttttaattcggACTTCATAATTTTGAGTATTTATTACTATTTTTGTCAACAAGCTAATTAGCAGgatacccaaaaaaaaaacattaaatattagGATAAGCGTACAAAAATTATTAGATAGCTGGTTTAAATAGGGATTGATTTACACGTGCATTATTTAGATAGCTGGTTTAAATTGTATTTGATTGCAAAAACATGTAATAGATTCATATTTTAAGGAAACTATGACAATTAATAATCCTATATTATTGTTACTTATCGAGCTATCATATGAATTATataatgtatatgtatatacttttttaCCCGATTAAATAAATGAGTAAACGGGTATGAAGAATTTCGGGTACGAAGATGGAGGTAGATTTTAAAGAACCCTATACATACTCGATCCAGATATTCGATTAAATTATATGTGTGTATGCGTGTGATTTTTCGGTTATAATGTTAATTATAATATGCTTTTGATGAATGATATTAGTTGGGtggaatatataaaattaactgTATATAGTTGATGTAATTTATGTGGGATGATAATGTTAGGATAAATtgtttataatattttgttatttttctataatatttaatatttaatttactaatttttatattttttttccttattgtattcaataatttagtgaataatCATATCTTACTCGAAATAATTCAAACATTAGAAAATACAATTATAAGGAGTAATAAGATATTTGAATAATGTATGTATATTCAACCCTCATACGAGTATGAGATGAAGATGAAATTGAATACTCGATAGAGATGAAAATGAAGATACAAATGAATATAACAAATGAAGATGAGGATGGATGATATGAAATTCTAATCAAATCGAACTATATATGATCGAGCGCTTAccgttttaccaaaaactataacCGGTGGTaatgatacaactcaaatcttttaaaccgcacaacagcacAAGTACCACGGTTCGATGGCTCTACTAAGTagttgcacccaacaatctccctcacaataattacattttttgccatcaatgagaatcgaacatGTGACGTTGACTccgataccaattgtaggaccgaatgTTTACCGcgttaccaaaagttatagccgatggtaatggtgcaactcaaatattttaaatcgcacAACATCACACGCACCACGTTTCGATCGTTCTACTAAACAAAGCTAATTATTGCATCCAACAAACTCATTACCATCTCTAGTATTCCTGACAGAGttactgtaatgcccaagaatttggttaccgtaatctgagatgattaacgtaatctgagatgatttattgatgatgaaCTGATATGATTATAAATGAATTATGCCGAGACCGAACGGGGCCAAGTATATGACTTATACAAGAAttggacagaactattggcgcccgagcggtagtttttaaccgcccgagcgccgatgTTCAATAAAAGAGGCTTCGGGCAGAAagcttggcgcccgggcggtagtttttgaccgcccgagcgccatcgaGTAGTGCAGGGAGACAGAACTccccgcgcccgggcggcagagtttgaccgcccgagcgccgagctcgcgcccgggcggaaatttattaccgcccgagcgcgaggcgtGTCGCAGGAAGGATGTGCCACTTGCCTTGTTGCATGTacgtggtatatatatatatatatacatatatatatacatgcaagatTTATTCAGAATTCAGAAACGATAAGAATTGAGAGAAAAGGGTTTCTGGAAaagggttgaaaatccttacgccttttgtgagaaatctgtccgtctgattttgaatccgacttgggtatcgagttcctatcgacgtaggctacaactggacgtaagttttgctacgttttgatatgttctaaaattatggtattgtcagaatctgatatgattcatatatgatgttcttggcatgttagacatcgtataatcgaaaccggactgaggaacggataccatatgaaattgttatgaattttagagttgattggataagaattgatatcaagattgagtgattatcgaGTATAAGAcgttggaattgatatctgactgatatgattgttctggatatattgagatgatgacattatgttgttgaaacagaatttgattaaattctgattatatccagtattggttGAGTgatgtattgataccgtaccctcgatattgtcattgtcagactgagtattgacaggcttggggttcgagacttcgacagagtcagaatatcagaaagaaaggtataaattaatgttgtgttgggattgcacaactcgaggaaggtttgactcgagtttccctaaatcacatacttagtttattacattgattctggtaattgatgagattgatgatagtagtctattgatttatagtcactgcatgtaatgactgctgattcgctagtcactgattgagttgcttagatactgactgtatgtcttgattactgagtcgttgagtcaccggctgattcgtcaggttattgattgattcgtcttattataggctgattcgcctagtcaccggctgattcgtctggtgattgactgattcgtctaaacttaagctgattcgcttaattacaggctgagttgtcttattattggctgattcgcctaattaccggctgattcgtcaggttattgactgagtcgtcaattctgcggctgattcgttcagacactggagatattaattatatcgatgccgtttagggattgattcattcctatcgactgagattcgatataattacctatatccagacatcgggatccctaggatagagttgagtcgagtctgagacgacgcgtcggttgagttgagtctgatatgacatgttgatttacattgtttatgtcattcatgattattgaatgtttgatatgaatttatgtttctgatttgggacatgttatgaataattcttatatgttttcgtatatgcttttatatgactgcatgtttacattgtttatactgggatatttatatctcaccggagttatccggctgttgtcttgttttgtatgtgtgcatgacaacaggtggggctggatcagggtcaagaagaggatgagagaagattagatagcgtggagatccgggcttcgaagcaacataggattcagcactgatgtgtagttgaacctagttgaattcttgtagataacacaagagttgtatgttcatgtttaatatgtaatttgattaaattacattacgtttccgctgtgtaatttagaaaaattttagaccctgttttataattgattaattagtccccaatgatgattaagaacatgattagcgtccgggtccccacaacaggtggtatcagagcgatagatcctttagattgagatcgaagaggctagtgagcggggtagattgagttctcttccttgcttttggatGCTAGCAATCTAttatgtcttactgctttatataatgcATGTTACttgaattatctgatttgattttgtaatatgtattatttgaaatgaattcgaaccgattctcgatcagcagtaagatgatcggaggagagactgaattgaaacaggtttgttggattgggttactaatccttttgagtttcagatatgcctcctagacgaattccagaacagggtagtacatcgaatcctccaatggatgtaacaccgactccaatggaaaccttgctgaagaggtttcagtcattcaaaccacccactctgacgggtactgagacatcagtcgagtgtgagagttggttaggtagcattgagttgctgtttgattcactggagtacagtgatgagcgccggattaaattgattgggcaccagttgcttgatgttgcacaaagctggtgggttacaatgaagagggccttggagcaacgaggtacgattattacttgggatgtatttaaaactgagttttatcagagaatttttccaatatcgtacagaaaagacaagggggcggagtttgccaacttgagacagggtcagctgaacattgaagaatatgtgaccaagttctctactttgttgaagtttgctccacatgtgtctgaaaatgacgaagccgttgctgatcagtttatcaatggcttgaatcccgatatttttacattggtgaatacagggcgaccgaataactttgctgatgctatgaatagagcaaagggcgctgaagcgggcctgataaggcagagaggag contains:
- the LOC140830310 gene encoding uncharacterized protein, translating into MAASTGCFGMRGRCVHPQEHRKAIKLVKCDGEVRIYDRPIKAGELMDEFPKHMVCRFDCFYIGQKIPALPQHHRLQPGHNYFLLPANIFQSTFTFASFLRCSSKFGAAAFQIEKTPGGSLRIKLSEEYGQQQEVLDAGMDKTLIITTPQLRKDYEQLVVLMRRNQWKPKLDTIVEKKSKYSSRSKRIKTRKKESSVLL